The proteins below are encoded in one region of Effusibacillus dendaii:
- a CDS encoding PD-(D/E)XK nuclease family protein encodes MKRIYTGWYTKRLRQEWIAQCGLFLRNGRRNFRFLLPTRYLIQQVRESLAASGYGVAEQVGTFDDLVDLGLSQETNLIRIDEQGKLAVLHRALQQAGDAALVPFAAILDKPGFAQSLLDAIEELKNSGIAESVLAGWVKDSGVLSERDVQYVRSFAAIYENYQKVLKEYAGGRLLDRQEGYRLAAEHLLQDGDRLLAGIETVFIDYLTVTPLQLPILEAVCRHVPHVEIFMPYPQEAAGIPILQKNRERLTDLLINMGFEHIELEAEPSGSADRAVRSSGAHSGGKAGEAERAAEENRFTRLAKSLFAEQVKPVQADGVELIPSSTLLQEVRAVAKEMKRLVKDGWQPEQIAIVTANDAAYRPLIHRVCKADRIAVRLADIRNLTEVPFVRRMLRVIGEQQADFSETATYQKHAETVRKRVAEAGLVEELYAAAAQAVITLDDLRRDVRAWQSCLDSLSSLVRAKRLFGERTVPFRVFWEEWREQLREQKVEVAGGAGSGVSVLRPAEVRGLSFRAVFVLGLNEDSYPKKPSDHWLLDRLEQAAVRNGYVLQRREQFELQNLLFRSCLLAAEERLYLSFLSPEADERNLRSPYLEAVMRCIAEGDWKHPARFASALSHLPISDRWEELSGEQEWRERAAVWLGGPANGEDLGEAADILRRVESEMTEHEAGRPTRLIGWRSVLERIALEEERESGGPSRFAGRLSDPAIHARLQEIYSSGYTWSVSKLNRYAVCPFQFFADHVLRIDPKEALEDGIPVDERGSFLHELTQRLLLPLTGESRVEQGAADKILADFDRIFEETCENWKGSDLTESLYWPIEKTRLQQEMRTWLERELEMLVQSRLRPVRLEWSFGGERRTGDAERKEMLDPQSTEERIGLPVGKETMWFRGRIDRVDLAEDGSRYAILDYKTSLARYKGSKDLENGTNWQVPLYLAIFEKWAGQQGQTLSALGGGYQKLAAKAEAMVGVWAEDAKSFGLTAIKRNDVRPDLEADLQNALLQVANQRDALRQGVFDAQPRADCDPYCPFGSVCRFDGKKKGELHEPIVDTANSRSETE; translated from the coding sequence ATGAAACGGATTTATACGGGGTGGTATACGAAACGGCTGCGGCAGGAATGGATCGCGCAATGCGGCCTTTTCTTGCGGAACGGACGGCGGAACTTTCGCTTTCTGCTACCGACCCGTTATTTAATTCAGCAGGTACGGGAATCGCTGGCCGCATCCGGCTATGGGGTGGCGGAACAGGTTGGGACGTTTGACGATCTGGTCGATCTCGGCTTGTCACAGGAAACGAATTTGATTCGCATTGATGAACAGGGAAAATTGGCGGTGCTGCACCGTGCGCTGCAGCAGGCGGGGGACGCGGCGCTTGTTCCGTTTGCGGCGATTTTGGACAAACCCGGTTTTGCACAGTCCCTGCTTGACGCAATCGAAGAACTGAAAAATTCAGGCATTGCTGAGTCGGTGTTGGCTGGATGGGTGAAAGATTCTGGTGTCCTGTCGGAACGCGATGTCCAATATGTTCGTTCTTTTGCCGCAATCTACGAAAACTACCAGAAGGTTTTGAAAGAATATGCGGGAGGCCGTTTGCTTGACCGGCAGGAAGGATACAGGCTGGCGGCAGAACATCTGCTGCAAGACGGAGACCGTCTGTTGGCGGGAATCGAGACGGTGTTTATCGATTATCTGACGGTTACGCCGCTGCAGCTGCCGATTTTGGAAGCCGTTTGCCGCCATGTGCCACATGTGGAGATTTTTATGCCTTACCCGCAGGAAGCGGCAGGAATTCCGATTTTGCAAAAAAATCGGGAGCGTTTGACCGATCTTCTGATAAATATGGGATTCGAGCATATCGAACTGGAAGCGGAACCGTCCGGATCGGCTGATCGGGCAGTGCGATCATCTGGCGCTCACAGTGGGGGCAAGGCCGGGGAGGCAGAACGGGCTGCTGAGGAAAATCGCTTCACCCGGTTGGCCAAATCGCTGTTTGCCGAGCAGGTCAAGCCGGTGCAGGCGGACGGCGTGGAATTGATCCCGAGCAGCACCCTCTTACAGGAAGTAAGAGCGGTTGCGAAAGAGATGAAACGGCTGGTGAAAGACGGTTGGCAGCCGGAGCAGATTGCGATTGTGACGGCGAATGACGCCGCGTACCGGCCTTTGATTCATCGTGTGTGCAAAGCGGACCGGATTGCAGTTCGGCTGGCGGATATTCGCAATCTGACGGAAGTGCCGTTTGTCCGCAGGATGCTGCGGGTAATCGGTGAGCAGCAGGCGGATTTTTCAGAAACGGCGACCTATCAGAAACATGCGGAAACGGTCCGGAAACGGGTGGCGGAAGCCGGTCTGGTGGAAGAATTGTATGCCGCCGCCGCACAGGCAGTCATAACGCTGGACGATTTGCGGCGTGACGTAAGGGCGTGGCAGAGCTGCCTCGACAGTCTGAGCAGTTTGGTGCGGGCAAAAAGGCTGTTCGGTGAGCGTACTGTGCCGTTTCGGGTGTTTTGGGAAGAGTGGCGGGAACAGCTGCGGGAGCAGAAAGTAGAGGTGGCTGGCGGAGCGGGGAGCGGTGTTTCGGTGCTGCGTCCGGCGGAGGTGCGCGGCTTATCGTTTCGGGCCGTTTTTGTGTTGGGACTGAACGAGGATTCGTATCCGAAAAAGCCGTCCGATCATTGGTTGCTGGATCGATTGGAACAGGCGGCAGTCCGCAACGGGTATGTGCTGCAGCGGCGGGAGCAGTTTGAACTGCAAAATCTGCTGTTCCGTTCCTGCCTGTTGGCTGCGGAAGAGCGGCTTTATTTGAGTTTTCTGAGTCCGGAAGCGGATGAACGCAACCTGCGGTCGCCTTATTTGGAGGCGGTGATGCGATGTATCGCAGAGGGGGATTGGAAGCATCCCGCCCGGTTTGCCAGCGCTCTGTCCCATCTGCCGATTTCCGACCGATGGGAAGAATTGTCGGGTGAACAGGAGTGGCGGGAGAGAGCGGCTGTCTGGCTGGGGGGGCCTGCTAACGGCGAGGATTTGGGCGAGGCGGCGGACATACTGCGCCGGGTAGAATCCGAAATGACGGAACATGAGGCCGGGCGGCCTACGCGACTGATCGGCTGGCGGTCTGTTTTGGAGCGGATAGCTCTCGAAGAGGAACGGGAAAGCGGGGGTCCAAGCCGATTTGCCGGACGTTTGTCAGATCCTGCGATTCATGCCCGGTTGCAGGAAATCTACAGTTCCGGTTACACGTGGAGCGTTTCCAAGCTCAACCGGTACGCCGTTTGCCCCTTTCAGTTTTTTGCCGATCATGTGCTGCGGATTGATCCGAAAGAGGCGCTGGAAGACGGAATACCGGTTGATGAGCGGGGCAGTTTTTTGCACGAATTGACCCAGCGGCTGCTGTTGCCGCTAACGGGAGAATCCCGTGTAGAGCAGGGGGCGGCGGATAAGATTCTGGCCGATTTTGACCGTATATTTGAGGAAACCTGCGAAAACTGGAAAGGGTCGGATTTGACCGAATCGCTCTATTGGCCGATTGAAAAAACGCGTCTGCAGCAGGAGATGCGCACTTGGCTGGAGCGGGAATTGGAGATGTTGGTGCAATCCCGTCTGCGGCCTGTCCGTTTGGAATGGTCGTTTGGCGGCGAGCGGCGTACCGGGGATGCGGAGCGGAAAGAGATGTTGGACCCGCAATCGACAGAGGAGCGGATCGGTCTTCCGGTTGGCAAGGAAACGATGTGGTTTCGCGGCCGGATCGACCGGGTCGACTTGGCGGAAGACGGCAGCCGGTATGCGATTCTTGATTATAAGACAAGTTTGGCGCGTTACAAAGGAAGCAAGGATTTGGAAAACGGAACGAATTGGCAGGTGCCGCTGTATCTGGCCATTTTTGAAAAATGGGCCGGACAGCAGGGGCAAACTCTGTCCGCCCTTGGCGGTGGCTATCAGAAGCTCGCAGCGAAAGCGGAGGCAATGGTTGGCGTCTGGGCGGAAGATGCGAAATCATTTGGCTTGACGGCGATCAAGCGAAACGATGTGCGACCCGATTTGGAGGCTGATTTGCAAAACGCTTTGCTGCAGGTAGCCAACCAGCGGGATGCCCTGCGGCAGGGCGTGTTTGACGCGCAACCGCGCGCCGATTGCGATCCGTATTGCCCGTTTGGATCGGTTTGCCGATTTGACGGGAAAAAGAAAGGAGAGCTCCATGAACCAATCGTCGATACAGCGAATTCGCGATCCGAAACCGAATGA
- a CDS encoding 2-methylaconitate cis-trans isomerase PrpF family protein, translated as MQISIPCILMRGGTSKGVFFLEEDLPKSPAVRNEVIVRAFGSPDPSGRQIDGLGGGTSTTSKMAIISKRKEEVNGINYTFGQVDLKTSLVDMRGNCGNLSSAVGPYAIDMRLVDKIEEPYTKVRIYNTNTQKYIVAHVPTRNGKTLYDGDFQIAGVPGQGSKIQLDFMEPGGAVTGWLLPTGQPVEMINTDSYGSFQVSIVDAANPVVFVRAADIGLTGKELPKDIDNNMQLLDKILQIRAAAAVRIGLAQDMQDAFVNVPSVPKVAFLSEPSDYITTSDAVVQKEEIDIMARMLSMGKMHPSFAITGSICLAVACKIDGTLAHEMVPVDRRNNYELQIGHCSGAISVGAEVIQEQGTYRALRGSVFRTARRLMSGMVDVSI; from the coding sequence ATGCAGATCAGTATTCCTTGTATATTAATGAGGGGCGGAACCAGCAAAGGCGTATTTTTTCTGGAAGAGGACCTTCCGAAGAGCCCCGCAGTCCGGAACGAAGTGATTGTACGGGCGTTCGGCAGTCCCGACCCGAGCGGACGACAGATTGACGGGTTGGGTGGGGGAACCTCCACCACCAGTAAAATGGCGATCATCAGTAAGCGAAAGGAAGAAGTGAACGGGATCAACTACACGTTCGGACAGGTTGATTTGAAAACATCGCTCGTGGATATGCGCGGCAACTGCGGCAATCTGTCGTCCGCAGTAGGGCCTTACGCGATTGATATGAGGCTGGTCGATAAGATTGAAGAACCTTATACGAAGGTCCGTATTTACAATACGAACACACAAAAGTATATCGTAGCGCATGTCCCAACACGCAATGGTAAAACGTTGTATGACGGCGACTTTCAGATTGCCGGTGTACCCGGGCAGGGGAGCAAGATCCAATTGGATTTCATGGAACCGGGTGGCGCGGTGACAGGGTGGCTGCTGCCAACGGGTCAACCGGTGGAAATGATTAACACAGATTCATACGGCAGTTTTCAGGTATCAATTGTGGATGCGGCCAACCCGGTGGTGTTTGTGCGTGCGGCTGATATCGGTCTGACCGGTAAGGAGTTGCCGAAAGATATCGACAACAATATGCAATTGTTGGATAAGATTTTGCAGATTCGGGCGGCGGCCGCCGTTCGGATTGGTTTGGCACAAGACATGCAGGATGCGTTTGTGAACGTTCCCTCCGTGCCGAAAGTCGCCTTTCTGTCAGAACCGTCCGATTATATAACGACAAGCGACGCGGTGGTGCAAAAAGAGGAGATTGACATTATGGCCCGTATGCTGTCGATGGGAAAAATGCATCCTTCGTTTGCGATCACTGGCAGCATTTGTTTGGCGGTTGCTTGTAAAATCGACGGGACGTTGGCCCACGAGATGGTTCCGGTGGATAGAAGAAACAACTATGAGCTGCAGATCGGGCACTGCAGCGGAGCCATCTCTGTCGGTGCAGAAGTGATTCAAGAACAGGGAACATACCGCGCCCTGCGGGGAAGCGTTTTTCGAACGGCCCGCCGGTTGATGAGCGGCATGGTGGATGTGTCGATTTAG
- a CDS encoding isocitrate/isopropylmalate dehydrogenase family protein, protein MYKIGVMEGDGIGPEVVKASIEVLRALERKLGILLFTFIPLPIGLSAFEKMGSTCPDKAMKILADCDGAVLGPVSTHAYQPDRNMPNPSARIRKQFDLYANLRPVRSIPGYSKFPDVDLLIVRENTEGMYADRNLFSGNGEWMIDADTVLSVRVVTRHASERVGRMAFQMARERNGKKHVAVIHKANVLRKGCGLFLEECRKVKESFADIQLDDFHIDAFAMQLILQPETYDVIVTTNMFGDILSDEAAGLVGGLGIAPGLNAGDSFAVAQATHGSAPSIAGQNLANPIAEILSAKMLLHWLGITHHDGSLTEAASILDQAVWGVLADGQVRTPDLGGCSTTQDMTDAIVSRIFATNR, encoded by the coding sequence TTGTACAAGATTGGAGTAATGGAAGGGGACGGTATCGGTCCGGAGGTGGTGAAAGCTTCCATCGAAGTTTTGCGGGCTTTGGAACGTAAATTGGGAATCCTCTTGTTCACCTTTATCCCTCTTCCGATTGGATTGTCCGCTTTTGAAAAAATGGGTTCCACATGTCCGGATAAAGCGATGAAAATCCTTGCCGACTGTGACGGCGCCGTTTTGGGGCCGGTATCGACCCATGCCTATCAGCCGGATCGGAACATGCCGAACCCGAGTGCCAGAATTCGCAAACAGTTTGATCTGTACGCCAATCTCCGGCCTGTCCGTTCGATACCCGGCTACTCTAAATTCCCCGATGTGGATCTGCTGATCGTGCGGGAGAATACGGAAGGCATGTATGCAGACCGCAATCTGTTCAGCGGCAACGGCGAATGGATGATTGACGCAGATACGGTGTTGTCAGTCAGAGTCGTTACGCGACATGCATCGGAACGGGTAGGGCGTATGGCATTCCAAATGGCCCGCGAACGAAACGGCAAAAAGCATGTGGCCGTTATTCACAAGGCAAACGTGCTGCGCAAGGGGTGTGGGTTGTTTTTGGAGGAATGCCGCAAGGTCAAAGAGTCGTTTGCAGATATTCAGTTGGATGATTTTCATATTGACGCATTTGCGATGCAATTGATTCTCCAGCCGGAAACATATGATGTGATCGTGACCACCAACATGTTTGGCGATATTTTGTCGGATGAAGCAGCAGGCCTCGTTGGCGGACTGGGCATCGCTCCGGGACTCAATGCAGGAGATTCGTTTGCCGTTGCGCAGGCTACGCACGGTTCTGCCCCTTCGATTGCCGGACAAAATCTGGCGAATCCGATTGCCGAAATTTTGTCTGCCAAGATGCTGCTTCACTGGCTGGGAATCACACATCATGACGGGAGTCTGACAGAAGCGGCGTCCATTCTTGATCAAGCAGTTTGGGGCGTACTGGCGGACGGTCAGGTTCGCACCCCGGATTTGGGAGGATGTTCGACTACGCAGGATATGACCGATGCAATCGTATCCAGAATTTTTGCAACCAATCGGTAG
- a CDS encoding TRAP transporter large permease, producing the protein MNTTMLFSAFAILLLLRIPIAVSLMLSTVFMFWLSGSFGMWTIPQKVFSALNSVTLIAIPGFVLAGTIMARGGIAKYLIEALRAWVGHISGGLSIVTILACTFFAAISGSSPATAAAIGSIMIPAMVEAGYNKRYAMGLVAASGTLGILIPPSIPLIVYGVVTEESIGKLFMAGVVPGIGVSLVLILYALIYARIKGYGKLDKMSWADRSASTRKAIWGLLLPILILGSIYSGATTPTEASIVASVYSVLVSVFVYREVSWKTWHQILKETIGITGMIMLIIAAATIFSLYMTQEEIPQMIAAAMLSIDLNTALFFVLTAVLFLILGMFLESSSIMLITLPLLLPIMKSLGIDPIHFAVVMIINMEIAQVTPPVGLNLFVISGISKESLGSVCRGSFPFIIVLCICMVIAMIWPGLSLWLPNRLL; encoded by the coding sequence TTGAACACTACCATGCTTTTTAGTGCTTTTGCCATTCTGCTTCTGCTGCGGATCCCTATCGCGGTGTCGTTGATGTTGTCCACCGTTTTCATGTTCTGGCTGTCTGGATCTTTTGGCATGTGGACGATTCCGCAAAAAGTGTTCAGTGCCTTGAATTCTGTCACATTGATTGCGATTCCCGGATTTGTATTGGCCGGCACGATTATGGCGCGAGGAGGAATCGCCAAGTATTTAATCGAGGCTCTGCGCGCCTGGGTAGGACATATTTCGGGCGGTCTGTCGATTGTTACGATTCTCGCCTGTACATTTTTTGCCGCCATCAGCGGATCAAGTCCGGCTACCGCCGCCGCGATCGGATCGATCATGATTCCGGCAATGGTGGAAGCGGGATATAACAAACGGTATGCCATGGGCTTAGTGGCCGCATCGGGGACGTTAGGGATTTTGATTCCACCCAGCATTCCGCTGATTGTTTATGGTGTGGTTACAGAAGAGTCAATTGGAAAACTGTTCATGGCCGGAGTGGTCCCAGGTATCGGAGTATCGTTGGTGTTGATCTTATATGCCCTGATTTACGCGCGAATCAAAGGATACGGAAAACTGGACAAAATGTCATGGGCGGACAGGTCGGCCAGTACACGGAAAGCGATCTGGGGACTTCTGCTGCCGATCCTGATTCTTGGCAGTATTTATAGCGGGGCGACGACTCCTACGGAAGCTTCCATTGTGGCAAGTGTTTATTCGGTTCTGGTTTCCGTTTTTGTCTACCGGGAAGTTTCCTGGAAAACCTGGCACCAAATCTTGAAAGAAACGATTGGCATAACCGGAATGATTATGCTGATTATTGCGGCAGCCACTATTTTCTCGCTGTATATGACACAGGAAGAGATTCCGCAGATGATTGCGGCGGCGATGCTCTCCATCGATCTGAATACAGCTTTGTTCTTCGTACTGACCGCCGTACTGTTTTTGATTCTCGGCATGTTTCTTGAATCGTCTTCCATTATGCTAATCACGTTGCCGCTGCTTTTGCCGATTATGAAATCGCTTGGCATTGATCCGATTCATTTTGCTGTCGTTATGATCATTAACATGGAGATTGCACAGGTTACACCGCCGGTGGGACTCAATCTGTTCGTAATCAGCGGCATATCAAAGGAAAGTCTTGGTTCGGTGTGCAGAGGGAGCTTTCCCTTTATTATCGTGCTGTGCATCTGTATGGTGATCGCGATGATATGGCCGGGTCTGTCGCTCTGGCTGCCAAACCGACTGTTATGA
- a CDS encoding TRAP transporter small permease, with amino-acid sequence MKKGQRGYRLFEDLSSGLFLVTGFLLMFYEVVMRYVFNSPTTWVNEISTMFVVWGVLLGLSLGLRDNHHISVDILYEFLPGKVRRLIDFIANLAGLVFCLFFTYNGIILVGRGIKSSQVSIETGIPIWVYYLVVPISGVMFGIRFLTKIYELRHAPSVEAGKEAETIEHYHAF; translated from the coding sequence ATGAAAAAGGGGCAAAGAGGCTACAGATTGTTTGAAGATCTATCATCCGGCTTGTTCTTGGTGACCGGCTTTCTTCTGATGTTTTATGAAGTGGTTATGCGGTATGTGTTTAATTCCCCTACCACCTGGGTAAATGAAATCTCAACCATGTTTGTAGTTTGGGGAGTTTTGCTCGGTCTGTCTCTGGGATTGCGGGATAATCACCATATCAGTGTTGATATTTTGTATGAGTTTTTACCTGGAAAAGTGCGCAGGCTAATCGATTTTATCGCGAACCTTGCGGGACTTGTGTTTTGTCTGTTTTTCACCTACAACGGGATCATTCTGGTGGGAAGAGGCATCAAATCCAGCCAGGTTTCCATTGAGACGGGTATACCGATATGGGTTTATTATCTGGTTGTTCCCATTTCTGGGGTAATGTTTGGTATTCGGTTTTTGACGAAAATATACGAACTGCGCCACGCTCCATCGGTTGAAGCGGGAAAGGAGGCGGAGACGATTGAACACTACCATGCTTTTTAG